A genomic segment from Biomphalaria glabrata chromosome 16, xgBioGlab47.1, whole genome shotgun sequence encodes:
- the LOC106074290 gene encoding uncharacterized protein LOC106074290, producing the protein MSGDWQHGLFGCFDNFGLCIISYFVPCYTFGKNAEAIGENCFTCGLAYIVPLVNIVAAIKVRGKIRETRGIAGSTFNDLLLICCCPPCALVQEAQEVQVPGVQSMARE; encoded by the coding sequence ATGTCTGGCGACTGGCAGCATGGACTATTTGGCTGCTTTGACAACTTTGGCCTGTGCATCATCTCCTACTTTGTACCCTGTTACACCTTCGGTAAGAACGCCGAGGCTATTGGGGAAAACTGTTTCACATGTGGCCTGGCGTATATAGTTCCTCTGGTCAACATTGTGGCGGCCATCAAGGTCAGGGGCAAGATCCGCGAGACGAGGGGCATCGCCGGCTCTACCTTCAATGACCTCCTGCTCATCTGTTGCTGCCCACCATGTGCCCTGGTCCAGGAGGCCCAGGAAGTACAAGTGCCAGGCGTTCAATCGATGGCTCGAGAGTAA